The Spirochaetota bacterium genome includes a region encoding these proteins:
- a CDS encoding phosphate ABC transporter substrate-binding protein yields the protein MTLKNNREIKVLVKYIILLILIALSQCSKENNREDKISIKGSTTLLPIVFRATEVFMQQNNISITISATGSGNGIKGLIDGICDIASTSRALNDKELALAKQKKMNIEEIVIAYDMIIIIVHPSNKIENLTLKELHNIYSGKITNWSQLGSVDNKIVVISRDNSSGTYGIWNKMVIKEDKIVRKAVRVAANSAMVYTVSSTPGAIGYIGLGYLNNSVKALKLNSIEPELKNGMSGKYPISRKLYMIIDKKNASEEITSFIDFMFSEKGQRTVKEAGFIPL from the coding sequence ATGACATTAAAAAACAATAGAGAAATTAAAGTCTTGGTTAAATATATTATACTGTTAATATTGATAGCATTATCACAATGCTCCAAAGAAAACAATAGAGAGGATAAAATATCAATAAAGGGATCAACTACACTATTGCCAATTGTTTTTAGGGCCACTGAGGTGTTTATGCAACAAAATAATATCTCCATAACCATATCTGCCACTGGTTCTGGAAATGGCATAAAAGGGCTTATAGATGGCATATGCGATATAGCCAGCACATCAAGGGCTCTCAATGATAAAGAACTTGCACTGGCCAAGCAGAAAAAGATGAATATTGAAGAAATAGTCATAGCATATGATATGATAATAATTATTGTTCATCCCTCAAATAAAATAGAAAATCTCACATTAAAGGAACTTCATAATATATATAGCGGAAAAATTACAAACTGGAGTCAGTTAGGCAGCGTAGATAACAAGATAGTAGTAATTTCTAGAGATAATAGTTCAGGGACCTATGGCATCTGGAACAAGATGGTAATTAAAGAAGATAAGATTGTACGCAAGGCTGTACGGGTTGCGGCTAATTCTGCAATGGTTTATACAGTTTCATCAACACCAGGGGCAATTGGATATATAGGATTGGGATATCTTAATAATAGTGTAAAGGCATTGAAGTTAAATTCTATAGAACCAGAACTAAAGAATGGAATGAGTGGCAAATATCCTATTAGTAGAAAATTATATATGATCATAGATAAAAAAAATGCCTCTGAAGAAATTACTTCTTTTATAGATTTTATGTTTTCTGAGAAAGGACAGAGAACTGTAAAAGAAGCAGGATTTATCCCCCTGTAA